Genomic DNA from Peribacillus simplex NBRC 15720 = DSM 1321:
TCTTTATTGTTTATATTACTTTTACTTTTATCTGGAATCTATTACTTTTGATTACACAAAAAAGCTTGCAGATTTAGACCCTAAAAGGGACCTTATCCTACAAGCTGAACAACCTCCACCTGATTAAAATGATATACATTCCAAATGTCAGGGGGTTCTGATCCATTGTACCAAGCTGATACTCTACCTAGTGATTTTGTTTTAACAGGTTAAGTCGAAGCCCGATTGATTTTTTATCTTCTATCCAAATTTGATGCTTTTCCCCATTGGCCGTATATTCCACATAATTTTGTAAGGTCTTTTCATTCCACACCTTTTTAAGTCCATGAGATGAAATAATTCGGTCGACCTCAGCCATGGTACGGTCATGACTTTTCACTTATTAGTCGATAAATCGGTTACCCATTCTCTCGTATAAAATGGTACAGCCAATATTATCTTATAAGGTACTTCTTTCATTAAAAGCTTAATTCCTTCTTTGGTCCAAGGTATCGAGGTAACAGACCCAGCTACTGGGCTCCCCCCCAATGCACGACATAACCTATTATGATTATATAGTCTGCTATTTTGCCAAGTACTTTCCTTTCTAGACTTTTTGACCAAAAAGGGTCGTCATTTTCCCTAGTGACATCCACAGATTTTTTAATACCATGAGGTTTTAGTGACTTTTTTAGTTCGCCTATGGTACCTTCACCGACCATTTCCATTCAATAGGCTCCCCTGATACAAAGAACCATTCTCAGAAAAATCGAATATCAGTTTTCACGTGATATATTAATTATTGATTATGAAGTTCCTCCATAAATTTGCTCTATAGGTAATTTCACATAATAACAGGTAAATATAGCTATGGAAACATGTTTAAGGTACTATCAAAAAAAACCTTTCGAAAACAATGATCCAGATAATGAAAAAAACCCGTGTATATAACACGGGCTTCTCCATTATTTCAAATCCATTGGATTATATAATTCCACGTCAGGATTTTTATCTTGGAACCAACGAAGTGCAAACTCATTTTCAAATAAGAATGCATATTTATCAAACCGGTCTTTAACAAGGATGCTTCTTGAGCTATGAAGATTTTCATCAAGCTTTTCATCCTCAGCCCAGCGTGTAATCTTGCTGCCCATGCGTTCCATCACGACTTCAACATTGTACTCGTTCCTCATTCGATGCTCGAATACTTCGAATTGAAGTTGCCCAACCGCACCAAGCAGATATTCTTCCATCCGAACCGTTTTGAAGAGCTGAATTGCCCCTTCTTGTACAAGTTGGTTAATTCCTTTATGGAAATGTTTCTGTTTCATGACGTTTTTAGCTGTTACCCTCATGAATAGTTCCGGTGTAAACTGAGGCAGCTTTTCAAACTGAAACAAGTCTTTGCTTGTTGTAATCGTATCGCCAATTTGGTAGTTACCGGTATCATATAAACCGATGATATCTCCGCTTACCGCTTCATTTACGGTGTTCCGATCATCAGCCATGAATTGGGTAGAAGAAGAAAGGTTGATCGGTTTCCCTGTCCTGCTCAAGTTGACGCTCATTCCACGCTCGAATTTACCGGAGCAAATGCGAAGGAAAGCGATCCGGTCTCGGTGTTTTGGGTTCATATTCGCCTGGATTTTGAAAATGAAACCAGAAAAATCATTACTGACAGGATCCATTTCACCTGACGTTGTCATCCGTGCTTGTGGAGCTGGTGCAAATTTCAGATAAGCATCCAAAAACGTCTGAACACCGAATGTCGTTAAAGCACTACCGAAAAATACGGGACTAAGTTTTCCATTCGCAATGTTTTCTTCAGAGAATTGATTGCCCGCTTCCGTCAACAGCATGATTTCTTCCAAAGTTTGCTCATATAACTGGGAATCCTTAAGTTTATGATCCACTTCGAGTTCACCTTCATCATTCAATGGAAGGAAACGCTCTTCCCCTTCAGTTTTGAACTGTTCAATTCGATTATTGAACCTGTCGTATATGCCCACGAAGTCTTTTCCCATCCCAATCGGCCAATTCATTGGGTATGTTTCTATACCTAATACCTCTTCGAGTTCGGCAAGCAATTCGAGCGGCGTTTTACCTTGTCGGTCCATTTTATTGATAAAAGTGAAAATCGGGATACCCCTCATCCGGCATACTTTGAATAATTTAACCGTCTGATCCTCGATACCTTTTGCCGAATCGATGATCATCACGGCACTATCAACAGCCATCAGTGTACGATATGTGTCTTCACTGAAATCTTGGTGACCTGGTGTATCGAGAATATTGACACGAAAATCATCATAATCGAATTGCATGACTGAAGATGTAACGGAAATTCCCCGTTGCTTTTCAATCTCCATCCAGTCACTGGTTGCATACTTTCCTGTTTTTCTAGCTTTAACTGTTCCGGCATCACGGATTGCGCCACCAAACAGTAATAATTTTTCTGTCAAAGTTGTTTTCCCGGCATCCGGGTGAGAGATGATTGCGAAGGTCCGTCGGGATTGAACCTCGTCTTTTAAAGTAGTCATAAAATGTTCCTTTCATTATTGGAGTCATCAAAAAAAATTTATATGAGGTTTACTGTATTTTTTACATTGGAATGGCAACCTTTCTTTGTATGCATAAATCCTGATCATACACAATATATGTAAGAAGAAATATATCATAAGGCTTAAGCCTTGGCTACTCGGCATTCATTTCAATCAACCTTACTATTTTAACACGATATGAAGGAAAGATGTAGAGGTGAATGAATCACGATAAGAGGATTTATTCAAATGCAAAACAAAAGACGCTTAATCAGCGCCCCTTATCTTAATCCATATGGTTACCGTTCATTTATTCATGGTTTAACTTATTTACCTTGCAGTTTTAATCGCTTTTTGATTCCGCTTGTTTTTCCAGCGTTTTTTTACTTCTTTGAATATGATGGGAGCAGCAAAAATGAGGGCCCTTTTTAATAATTTCTTCATTTTTCATCAGTCCTTTCTTTCTTATCCTATACCCGATTATTTTCGTGAAAAACTTTAATGCCAAATTGTTTTCCTGATTTCAACTGTAAAGGCTTTTCCCTCATGGACATCGCAACCACCATCAAATTTCAATCCAGGAAAATCCTGCGCGACAATAAAGTTATACTTCCCCGTATAAAACCTTCCTAATATTATTTCCCCAAAATGGGAATGTATAAATTACTTCCATTTGTTTTATCCTTTATAAAGGTGGGTATATACTAAAAAACTGGAAATTACTCCAGAGGTTAGTGGGTTAATATTTCCTGTGGCCATTCACATATTATCAAGCATCTTCGTATGATAATTTTAACTTGATTGAGGCTGCTGGATAATGTGTGAAATTGATTTTTCCATCCAGGTAAAATCATCACCATTAATATTTTTTAACTTTTTAGGAGGATTCATCGAATGACAGTAACAGGTAAAGTAAAATGGTTCAATAGTGACAAAGGATTTGGATTCATCGAAGTACCAAACGAAGATGATGTTTTCGTTCATTTTTCCGCCATTCAAGGAGAAGGTTTCAAGAGCCTTGATGAAGGTCAAGAGGTTGAATTTGAGATCGAAGAAGGAAACCGCGGACCTCAAGCTAAAAACGTCGTAAAACTCTAAAGCATAGATACAAAAACATAATGGATATGCAATGCAAAAGGATGCCGCCCATATTGGGTGGCATCCTTTCCTTTATATTTGATCCATCACGGCATTTTCACGTTATCTTTCATTAAAATGATCCAAGATGAAACCGGGAACATGTTCGCCAG
This window encodes:
- a CDS encoding cold-shock protein, coding for MTVTGKVKWFNSDKGFGFIEVPNEDDVFVHFSAIQGEGFKSLDEGQEVEFEIEEGNRGPQAKNVVKL
- a CDS encoding peptide chain release factor 3, producing MTTLKDEVQSRRTFAIISHPDAGKTTLTEKLLLFGGAIRDAGTVKARKTGKYATSDWMEIEKQRGISVTSSVMQFDYDDFRVNILDTPGHQDFSEDTYRTLMAVDSAVMIIDSAKGIEDQTVKLFKVCRMRGIPIFTFINKMDRQGKTPLELLAELEEVLGIETYPMNWPIGMGKDFVGIYDRFNNRIEQFKTEGEERFLPLNDEGELEVDHKLKDSQLYEQTLEEIMLLTEAGNQFSEENIANGKLSPVFFGSALTTFGVQTFLDAYLKFAPAPQARMTTSGEMDPVSNDFSGFIFKIQANMNPKHRDRIAFLRICSGKFERGMSVNLSRTGKPINLSSSTQFMADDRNTVNEAVSGDIIGLYDTGNYQIGDTITTSKDLFQFEKLPQFTPELFMRVTAKNVMKQKHFHKGINQLVQEGAIQLFKTVRMEEYLLGAVGQLQFEVFEHRMRNEYNVEVVMERMGSKITRWAEDEKLDENLHSSRSILVKDRFDKYAFLFENEFALRWFQDKNPDVELYNPMDLK